The Bacteroides sp. region CGTTTGCCTTCGGGCCTGGCCATTAAAGAATTTTATGCTGAGGATGCCCGGGGCGACACCCTGCTTTGGGCTGGGCGGGTCAAGGTGGATATGAAGCCCCTGGCCTTGCTCAGGCAGCGAATCAAGGTTAGCAAGATTACCCTTGACGACATAACGGCCAACATCATCCGACTGGAACCGGATACCGTTTTTTCATATGATTTTATTCTTCAGGCGCTTGCAGGAGATCAACCGACTGGTGAGCCCGAAATACAGGAATTGGAAAAAAAGCCTTCCCCCTGGACCTTTGAGCTGGGGAAGCTGGAGATAAACCGGGCGAATGTTCGATTTGCTGATCATTTTTCGGGCATTGATCTCCTTACGGATGTCGGGTCGCTGACCACCCGCATCGAGCATTTTAAGCCGGATTCCTTTCGGTATCACTTGGGCAAGACCCGCATCGGGGATACCCGCATCATCCTTTCGCTGAATGAGCCTTCGCGCCCTTCGGAAGAAAAGGATTCTACATCCACCATTATGGATTTGGCATTGAAGGCGCTAGAGGTGGGAAATTTTTCATTCACTATGAATACCTGGGAAGGGTTTGCCTTGCAGACCCGTATCGGGGAATTGGAAATTCTTTCACGAAGACTGGATATCCCAGGTCAGAACATCGAGCTCGAGCGGCTTGCGGCTAATGGCTTGCTGGTGGACCTCACCTTGCCTTCTAAAGGAAAAAGAAAAGAATCTCCTGCAATAGAAGGGGAGGGCAACAAGGATTTTCGCTGGGCTGATACCTTCGCCTGGCATATTGTAACGGATGCCCTGGAACTTCGCAATGCAGACATTGCTTTGGCAAGCAGGGGTGAGTCTTTTGGCGGACCAGGTTTCGATGCCGCGAATTTCCGCTTCACCGACATGGATCTTGTGGCCAGTGACCTGGACGTATCGCCGGAGGCCATTAAGCTGGAATTGGAAAACCTGAAGGCCCTTTCGGGCAATGATTTCAGCTTGCACCGGCTGGCCGCCGATATTGATTTGGGCAATACCCTCCGCATCGACGGACTGAAGCTGGAAACGGCCCTGAGCCTGCTCGAAGGGAATGTCTATGCCGGGATCAGCCCGCTGGAATTTCCCATCAGAGCTTTGGGTGCCGTACCCATTGAGGCGGAGATCAGCCAGGGGCGGCTTGGGCGTGACCTGGCGTGGTTTTTTCCAAAGATCAGGGAAAAGCTGGAACCATCTGATCGCCTGTTGTTTGGGCTGGAAGCATCCGGGCGTCTGGATGACCTGAGGCTGGACACCCTTTGGGTGGAGGGCCCCGGAACCTTCAGACTGGAAACTTCAGGACGGGTGGCCCATTTGCTGGAAAAAGAAAACCTTGAGGCAGACATTCCCAGGATTTGGCTCACGGCAAATCTGGATAAGCTGAAACGTTTTCTTCCTACCAATACCCTGCCTGCAAACCTCGCCCTGCCCGATAGCTTTGACATTGTGGCCAGCATGGATGGTTCGGTAAAAGAAATGCTGGCCAAAGCAGACCTTCGTTCGAATTTTGGCGATCTTGGGCTGCAAGGGACCTTCACTGACTTGCTGTCGGACAACCTTGGTTATGACGCTGTGCTGGAGGTCACTGGCTTTGAATTGGGCAGCTTGCTCAGGAAGGAAGACCTTCTTGGAGCGGTGTCTGCCCGAATGGATGTAGTGGGCAAAGGCCTGGATCCTGAAACCATGGAGGCTGTGATTGATCTTTTGGTTAGTGAGGCTTACGTAAAAAGGTACACCTATCGTGATCTGGCTGTGAACGGCTCGGTGAAGGAAGGCCTTGCCGACCTCGGTCTTGAATACTTCGACGATCAGCTTGGGCTGACGGCTGAGAACCAGCTTTCGCTGGCTTTAGATACGCCTATGGTAGAGGCCCGCTGGGATATCTCGCACATGAACCTCCGCGGATTAAACCTGATGGAGGAAGAGACCATCCTTAGGGCCGCTCTTGTGGCCGATCTGAAATTGACCCACGATGACTTCGCCGAAGGAATGATCAGGCTCAGCCAGTTGCAGGTGCGCACCGCTGAAGATCTGTTCTCACTCGATGAGCTGGGGGTCACTACCGCTTATGTTGACAGCATTTACGAAATAAAAGCCACTTCGCCCATTGTAAGGGGACAATACCGGGGAAAGGTTTCACCTCTTGATGTACCTGGATTGATTAAAGCTCACCTGGCCTCGCTGATGAGGTCCACGCCCGATTCCCTGGCCACGGACCTTGGGGAGGGTTTCTTTGCTTTTGATCTGGAAGTGCTTCCATCGCCTTGGTTTTCAGAACTCTTACTGCCCCAGCTTTCGTTTGTTGACCCCTTTCAGGTGGAAGGGCGTTTTGACGGTAATCAGGGGATATTGGTCCTGGATGCGGGCATTCCCATGCTGGAATACGGTAAACTTGTATTCAACGACTTTGCATTAAATGTCGATACCCGCGCAGGGGTAGGACAATTTAACCTGGAGCTTCCCTTTTTGGAGGGAGAAGGCTTTCAGATTCGCAACC contains the following coding sequences:
- a CDS encoding translocation/assembly module TamB domain-containing protein, with the translated sequence MKWALRLILALLVLFVVLALLLQFPPVQTMVSRRVVHELSSRTGAYMSLEKISIRLPSGLAIKEFYAEDARGDTLLWAGRVKVDMKPLALLRQRIKVSKITLDDITANIIRLEPDTVFSYDFILQALAGDQPTGEPEIQELEKKPSPWTFELGKLEINRANVRFADHFSGIDLLTDVGSLTTRIEHFKPDSFRYHLGKTRIGDTRIILSLNEPSRPSEEKDSTSTIMDLALKALEVGNFSFTMNTWEGFALQTRIGELEILSRRLDIPGQNIELERLAANGLLVDLTLPSKGKRKESPAIEGEGNKDFRWADTFAWHIVTDALELRNADIALASRGESFGGPGFDAANFRFTDMDLVASDLDVSPEAIKLELENLKALSGNDFSLHRLAADIDLGNTLRIDGLKLETALSLLEGNVYAGISPLEFPIRALGAVPIEAEISQGRLGRDLAWFFPKIREKLEPSDRLLFGLEASGRLDDLRLDTLWVEGPGTFRLETSGRVAHLLEKENLEADIPRIWLTANLDKLKRFLPTNTLPANLALPDSFDIVASMDGSVKEMLAKADLRSNFGDLGLQGTFTDLLSDNLGYDAVLEVTGFELGSLLRKEDLLGAVSARMDVVGKGLDPETMEAVIDLLVSEAYVKRYTYRDLAVNGSVKEGLADLGLEYFDDQLGLTAENQLSLALDTPMVEARWDISHMNLRGLNLMEEETILRAALVADLKLTHDDFAEGMIRLSQLQVRTAEDLFSLDELGVTTAYVDSIYEIKATSPIVRGQYRGKVSPLDVPGLIKAHLASLMRSTPDSLATDLGEGFFAFDLEVLPSPWFSELLLPQLSFVDPFQVEGRFDGNQGILVLDAGIPMLEYGKLVFNDFALNVDTRAGVGQFNLELPFLEGEGFQIRNLSVDGQLRDSVLAFNLAFDDREDVRWLDLKGRLRQDSPGMVLSLDEEVLINREPWQVSPGNQIHFGDSLLLADRFRLHNDGQYILVQSRETETGFPPLDIQFHQFELGQFFTFGEEPLAGGVFNGDITLKNLFGGLSFVSDLNIDHFSFRGDTLGDIHIAGSNPAADLYVVEALVKGYGNEIEAEGSFRTGEEAALDLTLRLLEVNLSTMEGFTAGQVSGLEGRLSGSLTATGSPKKPVLKGSLQLQEAEFRAEFLNAPYRIPDGKIVLDENVLRFQSFTLQDSLGRSATLGGKVNLASFSNPGFNLNLSAGNFLLMNVAKGQNELFWGLLFIDSDLSLLGDLNSPRVEGRMKLNEGSNLSFIVPQNTPEAIGDEGVVEFISPRDTLFLGMIDQAAPATVMAPFRNLNLSVNAEIDPETDVTVIIDEYAGDFLEIKGGGVLSYGIDPGGRVSLAGRYEITDGTYLLTFYDVISRRFHIQKGGSILLTGDPMKAQVDITAIYNLRTSPHELFESDIAAAETDPALRQQYPFEVFLTMKGELLNPQISFAIGLPESQQNAMDGRLLSRLTEISQNESELNKQVFALLMLGQFVQENPFASLGAPRGGLSTTARNSASRILSQQLNRISEQYIRGVNLTFDIESYEDFSGGEAAGRTELQVEVSRNFFDERLRLKVGGNIELEDETRRQENAGEIAGDFMLEYLLNPQGSLILRGFRKKEYGDLFDGEVVNTGVSLLFTKNYNRFRELFMKKEKDAVVSEPDEPKKMPEDEE